From bacterium, a single genomic window includes:
- the hpt gene encoding hypoxanthine phosphoribosyltransferase — protein sequence MNPEKVIVTESHRFTVMISESEIRDAIVRLGKKITTDYKDKNPILVGVLNGSFLFVADLIREIATECEVDFLKIGSYGDAMHSSGSVRLDKDVSAKLEGRHVIVAEDIIDSGLSVTYIRNHLLAKKPASLAFATLLMKREKAKIDFRVEYVGFEIGNEFVIGYGLDLGQRFRHLKDIYVTKD from the coding sequence ATGAATCCTGAAAAAGTTATTGTCACCGAATCCCATCGTTTTACCGTCATGATTTCCGAATCGGAAATTCGAGACGCTATCGTGCGCCTGGGAAAAAAAATCACAACCGACTACAAAGACAAAAACCCTATTCTTGTCGGCGTATTAAACGGATCGTTTCTTTTTGTCGCCGATCTGATCCGGGAAATCGCTACGGAATGTGAAGTGGATTTCCTGAAAATAGGAAGCTACGGCGATGCGATGCATTCCAGCGGCAGCGTCCGCTTGGATAAAGATGTAAGCGCCAAATTGGAAGGGCGCCACGTCATCGTCGCGGAAGACATCATTGATTCCGGTCTTTCCGTGACGTACATCCGCAATCATTTGCTGGCAAAAAAACCCGCCTCGCTGGCATTCGCTACTTTGCTTATGAAACGCGAAAAAGCCAAGATTGATTTTCGGGTGGAATATGTCGGTTTTGAGATCGGCAATGAATTTGTCATCGGTTACGGTCTTGATCTCGGCCAGCGTTTTCGCCATCTCAAAGATATTTATGTAACAAAGGATTAA
- the tilS gene encoding tRNA lysidine(34) synthetase TilS produces the protein MKTIEFTAWFEQRFFQNIHAKKLISKNQHILLAVSGGVDSMVMLRLFRRFASELKLQLAIAHVNHGLRGKSAQDDAAFVKAMARLYGMPFYETRVHAKQLARRNKLSVEEACRVLRYDFLENTASTYGFDHVATAHHADDQAETVLMRIIKGTGIQGLSGIPEVRGKYIRPLLPFTRDEIHRYARENRIPFVTDLTNEDTAFLRNRIRHQILPDLRTINPQISHHLSRLADIAKSAADVLQMDAKRCYTKVFRTQKGKIWLEIQAFNRYYPIRQYTLLQMFFASHAPWFTLTSVEYERILDLIQHQQPGRKFDAGKWRWTKTTRAVVITPVDASSRTKDVTLTIGNTVSWGSWKIRSSVARYTDTIRKNLAKNPFIVYLDAGSVTKPIRVRAWKNGDRFKPYGMHQFKNVSDFFVDHKIPVTEKHTIPVLTHGRDIVWIGGMRTDDRYKVTPDTLTVIKLELITHES, from the coding sequence ATGAAAACCATCGAATTTACCGCATGGTTTGAACAGCGTTTTTTTCAAAACATTCACGCCAAAAAATTAATTTCCAAAAACCAGCACATTTTACTGGCTGTTTCCGGCGGCGTGGATTCGATGGTTATGCTGCGCTTATTTCGCCGTTTTGCATCGGAACTAAAACTGCAACTTGCCATCGCGCATGTAAACCACGGTCTTCGCGGAAAATCTGCACAAGACGATGCGGCCTTTGTCAAAGCAATGGCCCGGCTGTATGGTATGCCTTTTTATGAAACCCGCGTCCATGCAAAGCAACTCGCACGCCGTAATAAACTGTCCGTCGAGGAAGCCTGCCGGGTGCTTCGATATGATTTTTTAGAAAACACCGCGAGCACATACGGTTTTGATCACGTCGCGACGGCCCACCATGCCGACGATCAGGCCGAAACCGTACTGATGCGTATTATCAAAGGAACAGGCATTCAAGGCTTATCCGGAATACCGGAAGTGCGCGGTAAGTATATTCGCCCGCTGCTCCCATTTACGCGCGATGAAATACATCGTTATGCACGCGAAAATCGTATCCCGTTCGTCACGGATTTGACCAACGAGGATACGGCTTTTCTGCGCAACAGAATACGGCATCAGATACTTCCCGATCTACGCACGATCAATCCTCAAATTTCACATCACTTGAGCCGATTGGCTGACATTGCAAAATCGGCCGCCGATGTTTTGCAAATGGACGCCAAACGTTGCTACACCAAGGTTTTCCGCACGCAGAAGGGCAAAATTTGGCTTGAAATTCAAGCCTTTAACCGCTATTATCCGATCCGGCAATACACGTTATTGCAAATGTTCTTTGCGTCGCATGCACCCTGGTTTACGCTGACTTCCGTCGAGTATGAACGGATATTGGATTTGATACAACATCAACAACCCGGGCGAAAGTTTGATGCCGGAAAATGGCGATGGACTAAAACAACAAGGGCCGTCGTTATCACACCGGTTGACGCTTCTTCGCGGACAAAAGATGTAACTTTGACGATCGGAAATACTGTTTCGTGGGGGTCATGGAAAATACGATCCTCCGTAGCACGGTACACCGATACCATTAGAAAAAACTTAGCTAAAAATCCTTTCATCGTGTACCTTGATGCCGGGTCCGTTACAAAACCTATACGCGTGCGCGCTTGGAAAAACGGTGATCGTTTTAAGCCGTACGGCATGCATCAATTTAAAAATGTGTCTGATTTTTTTGTGGACCATAAAATACCCGTAACCGAAAAGCACACTATCCCCGTTTTGACCCATGGCCGCGACATCGTGTGGATCGGCGGGATGCGTACCGATGATCGCTACAAAGTAACTCCGGATACCCTCACAGTAATAAAGCTCGAGTTAATCACCCATGAATCCTGA